The Phaseolus vulgaris cultivar G19833 chromosome 10, P. vulgaris v2.0, whole genome shotgun sequence DNA window atttcgAAAATGGGAAAAAGTTGAACAGTTTTATTCTTTCTATTCATATTTCAATGATTAAAAGAATCAACGAACAACTTTTGTTTCCATTGATATATATAGttgtaattaattatgtaaTGAAGGCTTTCCATAATAATGCTATTTTCAAATTTCATCTTTTGAATGAAAGAGTGATAATTAGATATATGCTTGTTACGTGAAAggacatattttattatttgaaattacTAAGGTATAATAcaacaaaatttgtattttaatttaggaaagttaaattataattatcaaGAGTCCGAtgaaagataataaaataattctaaCAATTTTTCTTACCAGACAcctttttttgtatatttttatccatattAAAAAtggaatttaaaattaattcaacctaaaaaatatatatattataatctaATCTATCTTATCTTTGATCTGAAATCTTTGctaacaattttataaaaataatggtggttgaattaaaaaaatttattaataaaaagtagtttcataatatatttttcgaAATTTGTACTGGTTTTTCAAAtacataacattttaaaaaaatgtatttaatcaTAAGTTTAAACTTCTTTACAACTTGTAGAGAATTAATAAGGAAGGGTATAATTAACCCACGCAAcataaagttttaattttatgtaaattcAGATATATATGCAACAATTAATTTGTGTTTGACTATGCTTTTATCCAAAATTTGCATAAGGataagtattattttaaaagtgaaATTTATTATCTTTTGATTTGTATTAAAGATAAGTTGTTTGATAGGgtaaattaatcattatatttgGTAGATGTCAGAGTGATTTCTTTGatattaaagtttgaatttcCATGTAACTtacttatataaattaaaaaaagaaattggtATTAAAACTATTATCTATTACATGAAGAagtgaaattaatttattttaggcCCACCTCACATATTAGCTGACCCACAGGTTTTTTAGTCATtttgcataattttttaaaaataataaaataattaaatataaattttgaataatttttttattaaattaattatttttttatttagatgaatTAAGAAAATATCGATAAAAAAGTCATTatgatattaaaatttgaattttaattgtactaataaaatattttatttaatatatatttttaaagtaatatatggacacattattattattttaattggaaaaataatatgatataatattatatttaaattttattataaaaaagactATGATTTAATTACGAGTAAATATTGAAACCTAAACGATCTATGTATTTTAGAAAGACAAAACAATActcttatatattaaaaaccCATTTTTCTTCTTACACCTCCAtgtctttcttcttgcaccctgtactttaaaaaaatattcaaaatacaatttgacatttttcattAAACGTTTTTTTTTAATGCGAAATTGAGAGACTTCAGATATTATAGAATACGgaagttaaaatttgtattcGGATTGTACAATATTGTGCAATCAAGAACACACatttatattttggattgtagAATTTATGAAtgagtaattttattttatttttaaatatgaaacCGTGGGAGGAAattataaggaaaaaaaaaattctaaatttaaagATATGTGAATTATGTAACACACATGtgatctttaatttttttttgtttggattAATAGATGGAGAAAGGTTATggatttattatgaaaatattatgCTATTTTCGTTTGTTTTCAACGACGAATGtgaaaagcatacaaatttttttaaaaatgttatagtTTTCTTCATACAAAagtaaaaaacattaaaaaaagtaattaattaattattttgttaatatattattaatatttatattagatTCAATATATCATGACataatttatgattatttagaaatattaaatattcataaaatatttacatttatattaaataCTTTGAAATAATGAAGAtactttatcttattttttattaatataaatacgAGGTAACATATAACCTAACACAGTTGTTATACCTATATTTTGTTACAGGTTTATTATTAATCAACTAGCTTTCAAATATATTAGTCAACTCActtttttgtaatatatataaagattGTTGTAATAGAAAAGTCatttatatttcattaaaaGAAAGTTTCTCTAAAATTTCTCTTTATTGAAGCTCTTGATGGGAAAAATATATCAACACCAAAAACCTcacaatatttttcattagattctaaaattattttagcaCCAACTAATTTATAGTTGCAATCCTTTTTATACTATAATTAATAGATTTGTTGTTTAATTCTATCATTTTCAACTTATCTAGGTAAATATGAATTTGATGTTTCATGATATTTGAtcatatatttcatattctaaTACCTTAATTATGAATCTTACATATCAtgctatttaattatttatttaatttatattttaaaattattaattttgttcataagtttttttatttattattacatgTTCGGTCCtaaattttacattaactagagataatgaatttttataatatataaataaatgttaattttatcttatatatatattatttgactattttattcttaatcttaataatttttactACAAGATTGTATTTGCTTATTGATTTTCACTCGTGTCTTCATTAATATTATGTTCGTAGGTTAGTGTTTGAAATCGTGTGAAACTCAGGTATTTTTTTATAGAGAGTTTAATATTAGTTAacagaaaaatttataatatataagaaagGATTAATCACCtttttaaataatcaaatttaataaGTGATAGTCATAAAAAGTGTTTATGGCAAAACTATAATAAACAATAAACACCAATATTagataaaacaaatattattgtCAACAATTTTAGTTTGGAATTTATAAACTACATTCAGTAATTGAAACATCAATTGTAacattataaaagaaaacacaGAACAAAAATTTTGAGTACAAAAATTACAATGTACCTTATAATtagaattttattaaaataatatattatctcTTTATACTGTAGAACCAATTCCATTGAAGACAAAAACTTTTGTTACTTTTGTTTAGTGAAATTTGCGACAAACCAAACCAAAGTCATATATAGAAATATTAAGTGaagaaatattatatatatttttatatttagaataTCTCTTGTCTTACGTATCTCCAAGTACAATTAAGAATAAGAGTTatatagatttaaaaaaaaaagtatttttgtgTTGATAATTATAATTTGTTGACAATAAAAAATTGACAAAAGGTGTATCTCTTTTATAATATGTTGTcttcttattattaaaaaaaaagattaatttaaataaatactttAGTACTATATATTATCGAGACATGCATCTTTTTAAGTCATAAAATTAGAAGAATATCGAATACAATTAACTCGTGACATGTCTTAAAATGACTATAATGTTAATACAAGACATGAAATTTCATTTAATAGTTATTGTGTTTAAAGTTTTGATTAATTTTAGAGAGAATATTTTGGATAACCAGTTTTCATTGAACTTTAAAATTAAAGGGAGGctgtattaattaattttatttagtatactatcttattattattattcaaatacgAAACTGTTAATTTTTTCattgaattatattattatttttcaacataatttgaaaataatacacCTAATTAAATACCTGTTGCACCATATATTTAGCTGTaggagaagaaaaaaagtttcaattggtgttatatatataaaaaaaaattagtttaaaagaaaatttcttCAACCCTTTCACTCGTGGTTATGCACACGTGTGAAGAAGTCGTGTCATATTCAGGAAAATTACAAGACTGAGAAAACAAAGAGAATGAGTAGTatagaaaattgttttttttttttatatatatatataaatttatatattgaaatttaaaattaaagaatacaataatatagttataatttttaaattttttaaatatttaaggaGGGTATTTAGAACAACACTACACTGAGTTTTGAAATATTGAAATCGGTGACTCACTCGTTCACTCAGTCACTCGGTGGAACTAAAACCCTAACGAACCCTCTCTGGTGCAATCTTCCGCCATGGCTCTTCTTCTCCGTCTCAAACGTCGAAGTACAAGCAGTTCTCGCTTCCTCTTCTTCTCCACTTCCAATTCCGATTCTAACTCCAATTCCAGCTCTTCCTTCTCTTCCATTTTCGGAGACATCAAGGCCAATCTCAAACAAGCCTCTTCCCCTTCCTCAAACCCTCGCCCCCAACAACATTTTGCAGACGAGATCCGAAGAAATCTCAACGAGTTCCGCGCCCGGACCGCTCCTCCTCCGCCCGGGGACCCGTCGCAGCAGCAGCAGGAGCAGCAATTCTCGTTTCAGGACGGGTACCAACGCAGCATGCAGCGCAATCCCTCCAGATCGGAACAATTGCCCTCCCTCGACATGGAAGCTATTCGCCACAGCCTGCGGAACATGTCTGGTGGCCAAGCCCCGGTGCGGCAGAGTCGTCCTGGGGTGATCGGCGGCACGAGTGCCCTTCCGGAGTTGATTTTCGGGAAGGAGATGAGGAAAGAGGGCTCGGAGTCAACGGCGATGCGTTCGGCGGCGTTCTTGAAGGTCTACGGCGTGGAGGATTTGGGGAAGAAATTGAGGATGCTGAGGCCGGAGGGAAAGGAAAAGGATTGGTTTTCAGTGAGGGAGCTGAGTGAGAGGTTGGTAAGGTTGAGGaagatggaggaggagcaggccaAGTCCAATACCCAAGGTGAAGCTTACGACAAAATAAAAGGATGTCTCATTGAGATGCAGGAAGAGGGAACTCGCGCCAAGAAGAAAGCTTCACGTGAGTAACTTCTTCAACACAATCTACTTCTTGTCGTTTTTTTGAATCAGATAACTAGTTAACTTGCTACTTTTGTGTGTTTGTTTTCCAGTTCAGGGACTTAGTATTTTGAGTCACTTGAGTGGGACTCAGACCTACTCTCTGGAACCTCCTAAACCCCATCTTGTTGAAAAGGcaattattgttttattttatatgttttgcTTTTGTTTGTTCGTGTCGATCTTCATTTCATTCAATCCAGAACCTGTTATAGCGTGTTTGTTTTGAGGTCCTAATATTGCCACTGTTTATTGCCAGTACTTTCATCCGGATAATATGTCATCTGCTGAGAAGATGAAAATTGAGCTTGCCAAGGTTAGGGACGAGTTTAAAATGTCGGAGTCGGACTGCGGTTCTGCGCGTGTTCAAAGTAAGGGGAATTGCTCATTACTGATTTGTGCTGTCTTTGTTTGATGAATAAGATTTGGAAGGAAGGGAGTAGGTTTGCTTTGCTTATCTATTTGCTATATTGGTCTTCGTGAAAATTGAGGTTGCTGATGCTTATGACAATGTTAATAGGCACTTGTTAGGGAATTAATATTATCTATTTGATGTTATGCAGTTGCACAACTCACAACTAAGATTAAGCATCTATCAGGAGTCCTACACAAGAAGGTGAGTTTGTCCCTTCTTAtgtcatttttttcttaaatatactCTTGTGTTTGTGATCAGTAACTAGAAGACTGTTCATCAGAAGATTTGTAGAAGTTATCTGTTGTTGTATAGACATTATTACCGGACATTGTTTGCTTAAGTTATGGTGCACATTTTAATTGTGGCATTTACATGTTGCAAATCTAGTTCCAATTTCTTTTGCTAGTGTTCTGTGTTCATAGAatgatagatttttttttagaaaactgAGTTAAAATTTTATTCCAGCTGTAGGATACGATaattgaatgttttttttattacgaAGGATCAGattcttgaaaagtcatcataAAGTGCCAGTAATTTTTGTATCACACTCTATTATGCAATGAGGGAgccatataattttataatactgTTGCATATTAGAACACACGAATCATTGAAGACGTTAGTTGGTTGTTCTGTTATTTAGTTAGAACTTTGACttgcattataattttttactaaCAAGTGATTTAACTCTAGTTTGTCTGGCTTGGAGCATTATGCTTTCAGTCATGGGGGTAAAGGCTGCAGATGAGTTAAGACTTTGAGATTAGCTAGCTTCCCTGctatttttatttagatgttCAAAGTTGTAGTTTCATGTATGTGAGTGTTTCACTTGTTTTACACGGGGGACAATTTGATTTTACCTTCATTTGATTCCTAGAGCAGGTGAAATATATTGAACGTTGTTATAACTTCTCTTAATAAAATCTTGGATATGGCCGAAGACAGAATTTTGGATTGGTGACTTTACTCTCATTGTGTTCTTTGTTTTATCTTGCTGTTGTTTATGTAATTTGACCACCCTATCTTATACTATAGGAGATGTTGTCCTTTATAACCAGTACATATTTACTTTGTGAACTTAACCGATCAGATTTATTCTATGCAGTGTGACCCTGTCATTTTAATGCAGGGTCCATTTAATCCGATGTAAACATAGAGTAGTATATATATAGTCTTCACTGACTCTCTTCATTCCATGGTGCTTTAGGATGTTCATTCTCGTAAAGGTTTGGTGGCAATGGTTCAGAGGAGAAAAAGATTACTGAAATACCTCAGAAGAACTGATTGGGATTCCTATTGTTTTGTTATCTCCAAGCTGGGTCTACGTGATAATCCTGATTATACCTATAGATCTCGAACTGGTATAGCAGCATAGGGTTGCAGATCTGGTGGTCAGATAAGATGAAAGACACCCCAAAATGGACAGATTGGAAAGAAAACCAGCCGCATGATGAAAAGTCGGCTGGGTTGTGCATGTTTCTTGGGGTCAGTCAAGGTGTAAACCAAATTGATCAAGTGGCTGAATCTCTGGTTTTCAGGTCTGGTTTTAACATCTACAATCCTCACATCAATTTCTGATGAAATTTgttattccattttttttttctgtacgAGGAGATTAATATTCTGATCAGCCCCTTCAAGTATTTTATACCAGCCTTGGATGGATTTTGTTTTGTAGAATAGTGGGAATAAGGTTTGGACCTATAATTTTGTGCAAACTACTCACCTACCAGAATCTAGAACCTTTGGTTGAATTTAAGCTAAAATATTTTGACCACATACAACTTGTCTCTTATTTACTTGTAATTCATAAGTTTGAAACGTTATCTAAAATGGTTTTCTGTTAATTTAACACTAACTCCAACACCGTTAGTGTTTTAACTCTGGAAGGAATCAATTTTAATGTAGTGATGGCTGAAAACCATCACGATGTATTAGTCTTTAGTCTCAATTTTCCAATAAGGATCAAGCTATGTTGAATCCTCGTTTGCATGTATGCTCGTTGGGGCTTTTACTAGATCTCACTATATTGTCTGGGCTTTTGCTTTTGCAACCCCATAATTACTAACTGCATCCCATAGTAAGatataaaaagattaaaataccCCCCTTTGTTGCACCACGCTGCCACGACACTTTCTGAAAACTTGTTCAGGAGAGTATTTCAAAACTCTGTTGTATTCCATGTTCTGGAGATCTTGtccaaaattttattataaaaattctGTTTTTGAAATCACAAGATTTTCTACAGGTAAAATGATCAATTTAAAAGTCATGGGCATGCATATAaaaagactgtttcttcctgcacctccatatcttcttctggcacctccatacacaatatgaaaatatatttttatccttcttgtgccacctcCATAgaataacttccggattatgtaatccggaaacgtatttgaaaaaagactttcggattatataatctagaagttaaaaaagacttctggattatgtaatccagaaagtaatcatgcatatgaaaaaagactttctagattatgtaatccggaatattatAGAGGGGCATTTTTGAAAATtcgaaaatttatggaggtgagagaagaaggtatggaggtgcaggaagaagcagccatATAAAAATTATGGGGTTGCAAAGACAGAGTCTATTTTCTGAGGTTTAATCCACTTGGGCTTTTGCTCATTCGTTATGGTTTGTCTCCTCCGTTTACATCGGGTTATGAATCACCAGAGACAATGCAAGGTTTAATTTTGAAGTgtttgaaattgattgaattgtGTACAAATGAGATGATTATGAAAGGGAGGGTGGCTTTGAATGTTGTTGTTCTCGGGGAATGTTGATCAGGTAATCAcaatgaattatataatccgaatatattttatattacataataactaaaaaaaacttttatatattttatattacataataactaaaaaaaacttttaaatttttatattctgtaatccgaaagctaatttcatatttaaattttttttcagaTTAGGTAATTCAGATACCTAATCCAAAAGTTATTtccaaaatttagaaaaaaaattccaaattatgtataaaaaaaaggatatttttgaaatataaaaatttaagagATGACACAAAGaatgtatggaggtgcaggaggAAGAAGCAGTCCGAAATGAGTCCAGATAGTGTGCACCTAATGGGCTACAGGTGTGGACATAATGAGAATGTGCAAAGAGAAGACAATAAACTGCTTTGTGGTGTCGCTTTCCATTAATAAGAACCGGTTTGAACGTATCGTTATCCtaacataaacataaaataagaaaagaaggaagaaagaagaatcttGGAGAAGGTGAAGATATCGATGGCAGCAAAGGCGGTGTGCGTGACCGGTGCTGGAGGCTTCGTAGCGTCTTGGCTTGTTAAGCTTCTTCTCTCCAAAGGCTACACTGTCCATGGAACTGTTCGAGAACCCGGTTCGTTATCTTTTACTTCTTTTCTCATTCTTCGGATCCGATTCATATTCGATTGAAGTTCGTAATGCAGTTATGAGCAGGTAGTGGCAAGTACGAGCACTTGCTGAAATTGGATGGAGCTTCTGAAAACCTCACACTCTTCAGAGCAGATCTCTTGAATTACGATTCTATTCTCTCTGCAATTGCTGGATGCGCTGCAGTTTTCCACGTTGCAAGCCCTGTGCCCTCAACCGTTGTTCCCAACCCTCAGGCAAACTTAATCATCTCCTTCTTCAACATCATATATGTTTTTGGTATTTTGTGTGCCTCTCATTTTGCTTCCCTCCTCACAACACATCGATTGGTTCAGGATTTAGTTTATGCGTGTGAAATTCTTGATAGGATTCAAGATCAACGGATTGGAATTAAATCTATAATCGTATTTTCTAAAGAAATTTGGATTTCTGTGGATCTAAATCCaaatttatatcttttaaaaaatagtagttTTCATGATTATAAATTGGTTTGATGACGCATAAAACTGAGGATATAATACATAAACTATGTTAACATTTAAAGAAAATTCAACATGATAATAGGttgtataataaaataaaaaatagaaaaaataataaaatttaatgtaaaacatgaaactttaataattttaatgtgaaacattttaatataatgtgaaatttttatttataggccaataaatataattcaatttcatataattaaaagtatataaaatattaattgacaaaatatactctttatatatatatgtgtgtatataaatcaagtattaagaaaaaaaacttttattttatgttttgtttttttcaactcttaataaacttaatttttttttgaaaaagaaattattgtTTGTTTAagctaattaaaaatatattgatatttaGCAAACgcatattttacttttatatttatttatacattgtATTAAAATATGGTAATTGATATCTTTTAAcactaaatttttaaataatgcaCCATTTCTTCTTGAACTGCAATCACGTTCATGTATCAAACATTCTATTTAACTTTACGAAGAAAATAAATGTACTAAAagtgaaaaacatatttttttgagattattaattaattacatattttatgaaatGTGAAGATTCTAGAGATTTTCATCATAcaaaatactattaaataatatacgttaattttaaattattttaaaattaaaaccgATTAAAAAGAAATACCAATTTTAAAACTGGTATCAAACCGATTTATAAGCATTCCAACTATTGTTTTCAGAAAATCTAGATTTGGATTTAAAATTCGATCTAATTATTTAGACCTGGTGCCGTTGTTATTGATTTGTTATTTCTAAAATTCGTGTAGATgctaaattaattatttcacaATAGAAAGTTCGTATCTGGTACAAGAATGAATACTTTAGACATATGGAAAGGTGGACTTACTTAGATCCTGTTTGAGTTCAGTTTGATCCTATCACAAGGACAAGCTTGAAGAAGTGCAAGCTTGAAGGAAGATGCATTTTAAATCATGATGATTGATATTCTTTCAGTGGGTCACCATCATGTTGCTTGAAGTGCTTCCTCACACTTCTTCGAGTGGGTGTTTAGATCAAAGGGAATTTGAATAGGACTTGAATATTTCTCATTCGTGTACTCAGGCTATTCGTTCTCATATCACTATATGAAGTGGAAATGTCTTCCAAAACTCGTTAAATAGGCACTGTCATGGAGTTAATATAAAATTCATGATCTTAGGGATTACCTCTCGGTTGACTTCCTTTATAAAGATTTAGGAGAATGTAAGGTGTACAATTGAAACCATGGCTTTTCTCTTTGGATTGCTGATATTATTAGACATATGATTCTTCAGGTAGAATTGATTGAACCTGCTGTGCAAGGAACAACTAATGTACTTCAAGCTTGTCTCGAAGCTAAAGTACAACGAGTTGTCTTTGTGTCATCAATATCTGCTATTTGCATTGGCCCGAATATGCCTAAAGATAAAGTGATTGATGAGTCCTATTGGTCTGACAAAGATTACTGCAAAAAAACTCAGGTCAGTAAACTTATTACAAATGTGCTTATTATGTGGATTTATCATTAGTCTTATTCTATGATGGTAGTAACATTGCCTTTGATTGGGGTATAATACAGTATACTATTTTATTTCAGTTCAGttgcaaaataaataaagtttcaaTCATCAAGATTGTTTATGTTATTGTAACTAATATCTCACCACGTATGATCTAGAACTGGTACTGTTATTCAAAGACAGAGGCAGAGGAGCGGGCCCTGGACTTTGCAAAAAGAACTGGACTTGATGTGGTAAGCATTTGCCCTTcccttgtgcttgggccaattTTGCAGTCAACCACTGTCAATGCAAGTAGCTTGGTTCTCCCCAAACTTTTGAAAGGTGCCTACTATTGCCTTATCAAGTTATTGTTATTACTCTATATCAATTCACTTATGTTGAAGATCTTTCATAAACTAGAAATATGAATCAAGTTGTAATATATAATGGATACTATATAGGTAGATGAAAACTACCTTATTGAAATGATTTTGTCTTATTGAAATGATTATGTGAAGTTGAGTTAGACCTATATTCTACtatcttaatatggtatcattgtcaaataaaagaaatcatgttattgtttttttcttttctgatttGTCTGAAATTGAAGGTGGTGACTCATTTGAAAATAAGACACGTTGGATAGTCGATGTACGGGATCTAGTTGATGCAATACTCTTGGTGAATGAGAAGCATGAGGAAGAACGGAGATACATATGTAATGCACATACCATCAAGGCAAGGGATTTGACAGAGAAACTAAAGAGTAT harbors:
- the LOC137818263 gene encoding uncharacterized protein translates to MALLLRLKRRSTSSSRFLFFSTSNSDSNSNSSSSFSSIFGDIKANLKQASSPSSNPRPQQHFADEIRRNLNEFRARTAPPPPGDPSQQQQEQQFSFQDGYQRSMQRNPSRSEQLPSLDMEAIRHSLRNMSGGQAPVRQSRPGVIGGTSALPELIFGKEMRKEGSESTAMRSAAFLKVYGVEDLGKKLRMLRPEGKEKDWFSVRELSERLVRLRKMEEEQAKSNTQGEAYDKIKGCLIEMQEEGTRAKKKASLQGLSILSHLSGTQTYSLEPPKPHLVEKYFHPDNMSSAEKMKIELAKVRDEFKMSESDCGSARVQIAQLTTKIKHLSGVLHKKDVHSRKGLVAMVQRRKRLLKYLRRTDWDSYCFVISKLGLRDNPDYTYRSRTGIAA
- the LOC137818264 gene encoding cinnamoyl-CoA reductase 1-like encodes the protein MAAKAVCVTGAGGFVASWLVKLLLSKGYTVHGTVREPGSGKYEHLLKLDGASENLTLFRADLLNYDSILSAIAGCAAVFHVASPVPSTVVPNPQVELIEPAVQGTTNVLQACLEAKVQRVVFVSSISAICIGPNMPKDKVIDESYWSDKDYCKKTQNWYCYSKTEAEERALDFAKRTGLDVVSICPSLVLGPILQSTTVNASSLVLPKLLKGGDSFENKTRWIVDVRDLVDAILLVNEKHEEERRYICNAHTIKARDLTEKLKSIYPSYKYPSNFTEVDDYLRLSSEKLESLGWKYRSLEETLIDSVQSYQDAGLLQSQ